ATTAAAAACGCCGGTTAGTACCAGCGTTTTTTATTCTTTTTTGAAGCATCGCTCTTACGCGAATTGTTCTTATTATTCGGGTTTTTATTTTTATTCCGCAGGTCGGGTTTTGCATCCGGTTTAGGTTCAGGTGCGTTGCCTATTGGGTAGGGGTGCCCCTCAATAACTTTAAGTTGCATGCGTATCAGCTTCTCAATATCTTTAAGGTAAGGCAGTTCATCTTTACTGCAAAAGATATGGCAAGCCCTTCATTACCCGCACGTCCTGTACGCCCAATACGGTGTACATAAGTTTCGGGAATATTCGGCAGGTCAAAGTTTATCACATACGGCAGGCTTTCAATATCAATACCGCGGGCAGCAATATCTGTAGCCACCAGTACCGATACTTCTTTGTTCTTAAAGCCCTCAAGCACGCGCACACGGGCATTCTGGCTTTTGTCGCCATGAATGGCTTCAGCATTTACCCCATGCTTTTTCAATGCTTTTACCACATTGTCAGCGCCGTGCTTTGTACGTGTAAATACGAGCACATTGCTCAGGTTTTCGTTCGGATAAGGTGGTATAGCAATTTGCGCTTATCACCCTTATCTACGTGGTACAGCTGCTGCTTCACACGCTCAGCGGTAGATGATACTGGTGCCACCGCTACATACTTAGGGTCGGTTAAGAAAGTATCTGCCAGTTCGCGTATTGCCATCGGCATAGTAGCAGAGAATAAAAGCGTCTGCCTGTTATCCGGAGTGAGCTTAATGATTTTCCGTACATCATTTATAAAACCCATATCCAGCATCTGGTCAGCCTCGTCAAGCACCAGGTGGTGCATGTGGTTCAGGTCAATAAAGCCCTGCTTGTGCAGGTCTAGCAGTCGGCCAGGTGTGGCAATAAGCACATCAACGCCTTTTTTAAGCTGGTCGGTTTGGGATGTCTGGTTCACACCGCCAAAAATGGTAAGCTGCCTTACGTTGGTATATTTTCCATACGTGTCAAAGCTGGCGCCAATCTGCAGGGCAAGTTCACGTGTTGGTGTTATTACAAGCGTGCGTATGTATTTGCGTTTCTTTTCGCTGCCTACAATACGGTGCAGGCTGTTAAGTATAGGTATGGCAAAGGCCGCCGTTTTTCCGGTACCGGTCTGCGCACAGCCCACAAGGTCTGTCCCCTCAAGTATAACAGGTATTGCCTGTTGCTGTATAGGGGTAGGGGTTTCATAGCCTTCATCGGCCAGGGCCTGCTGTATATTTTTCAGCAGGTTTAAATCTTCAAATTTCATCTAATCGTTTCTAAATAAGCCGCAGCATAAGTATTGCGGCCCGGCAAAGATACGCTTTTAATATTTAGCGGAATTTTTAGCAGATTCGTCAGTTATTGCAGCATTGTTTACTAATGATGTCTTTGCCTTCATAAAATCAGTTACAAGATAAGCAATGAGTTTTCCTGTAAGATGGCTGTTGGCAGCGTTATCAAGGCTTGGTGCGCCTTCGCATATGTGCAGGTATGCCGCATTTTTCTGTTTCCCGAAGAAGTAAACAAACTGCCTTGCCCTTTCAGCGCTAAAGCCTGAAGGTGTCATGGCACTGCTGGCCACGTTTACAATCGCATCAAGGTCAAGCTCAACACCGTATCGTTCATCATTTATAAACTCAAGGGCGTTGTGCATTTCGGCAGTGAAACCTTTTTCACGCGTTACGGCAATCTGTTCGTAGGTATTGTA
The nucleotide sequence above comes from Flavobacterium sp. J372. Encoded proteins:
- a CDS encoding arginase family protein gives rise to the protein MRAKKTPIIIGGGHNNAYGNIKGTALAKGRPVNAVNFDAHTDFRLLEGRHSGNGFSYAYEEGFLRKYFIFGLHENYCGKGVMETIKKTEGRVKYNTYEQIAVTREKGFTAEMHNALEFINDERYGVELDLDAIVNVASSAMTPSGFSAERARQFVYFFGKQKNAAYLHICEGAPSLDNAANSHLTGKLIAYLVTDFMKAKTSLVNNAAITDESAKNSAKY